Part of the Candidatus Brocadia sinica JPN1 genome, GTCGTTCAGTTTGGAATTAAGAAGGTGATTGTAGGAGAATCAAAGACCTTTGCCGGCGCAAAAGCATTTATGGAATCACATAGGGTAAAGATCGTTGATCTAAACCTCGATGAATGCAAGCAGTTAATGAAAGATTTTATCCAAAAGAATCCAGAGCTTTGGAACGAGGATATTGGAGAGCTATAGCCAGGTAAAAAGGAGATAATAAGAAAATGTATACAAATAAAACCAATGAGGACAGGTTTGAAGAACTTGAAAACAAGCTTACTGAAATTAGAAAACTATCATTAGGCACACTTCTCCTGGCAAAAGAACTATGGAAAGATAAACTAAAACAAAAATTGGTCTAAAATCCATCATTATTAATAAGCGTTCCCCTCTGGTGGGCTTACAGTTGGACAAATTTTGGCTGGGGAAATCAACCATTATCAGATTAACAATCCTTTGAATTACTTGATATGGTTGGATGTTTCGGTGAGTCCTCTCACCGAAACAAGAATTAATCCTCAGCGCCGAAACGAACCGAAAGTCATCGATAGTGGGCTTCGGCGTGAGGACACGCCGAAACATCAGAATAATAGTGGCCACTCACTTTTCATTTTGTCCAGCAAAATTGTCCAACAGTAACCTGGTAGAAGGATATAAGGGGGGATAATTGTTACCTCACAATTTATTTCACCTTCCAATTCGCGTGGAATACACCGGGCTGGTCAATCCTTTCAAAGGTGTGTGCCCCGAAATAGTCACGTTGGGCCTGGATAAGATTGGCCGGAAGACGTTCCGAACGGTATGCGTCAAAGTAGGCAAGCGAGGCGCTCATGGCAGGCACCGGGATTCCCAACTCAATAGCAGTTTTAACAGCAAAACGCCAGGCATCTTGCCGACTCTGGATAGCCTGTTTGAATTCATCATCCATCAGCAAATTTGGCAAGGTCGGATTGCGACGGTAGGCATGCATAATATCATCCAATAACCTGGCACGGATAATGCATCCGGCACGCCAAATACGGGCAATTTCAGGCAAATTCAGGCCATAGCCATACTCTGACGAGGCTTTTTTGAGCAGGGCCATACCCTGCGCATAGGAGCAGATTTTTGATGCATACAGTGCAGCCCTTACCGCATCGATGATTTTTTGCCGGTCACCGCTATAAGTATTCTTCGGACCAAAGAGTATTTTAGAGGCTGTCACTCGTTCTTCTTTCATTGAGGAAAGAATGCGTCCGTCTACCGCAGCTGTGATGGTGGGAATAGCAGCGCCAATATCGAGGGCGTTTTGACTTGTCCACTTGCCGGTGCCCTTCTGCCCGGCTTTATCCAGGACCAAATCAACCAGTGGTTTTCCGGTTTTATCATCCATTTTGCAAAAAATGTCGGCGGTAATTTCAATAAGAAAAGAGGAAAGTTCTCCTGCGTTCCAGTCACTAAAAATCTGGTGAAATTCCTTTGGTGAAGGATCAATGGCAGCTTTGAGCACTGCATAACTCTCGGAGATGAGCTGCATATCGCCGTACTCAATCCCATTATGTACCATCTTAACGTAATGACCAGCACCACCAGGACCAATGAATGTCACGCATGGTGCACCGTCTGACGGTGCTTTTGCAGCAATGGCCGTTACCAGCGGTTCGATAATGGTATATGCCTCTTTGGTGCCGCCCGGCATCAGGCTGGGACCATAACGGGCGCCTTCCTCCCCCCCGGAAACGCCCATGCCGATAAAGCGCAGATTTATTGATTCCAACTCTCTTGCCCGCCGCTCGGTGTCGGGAAAAAAGGAGTTGCCACCATCAATGATGATATCGCCCGCATCCAACAACGGTTTTAGCTGGTTGATAACGTCATCCACCGGCCCACCGGCCTTGACCATAATCTGAACGGTACGTGGACGCTCCAGGCTATCGACGAACTCTTCCTTCGTGTAAGTAGCGGTGATACTCTTGCCTCTTGCCTCACCCGCCATAAATTCATCGGTTTTTTCTGCTGTACGATTAAAAACCGAGACACGAAAACCATGGTCTGCGGCGTTCAAGACCAGGTTTTGCCCCATAACGGCCAGTCCAATGAGTCCAAATTGGTTTTTTGACATGACAGTCCCCTTTCTGCATTAAGCGATTAAAACGTTCCAGGTCTTCGACTACTGAAAATATCTATTTCCGCAGTGGCAGTCCACCCCCTCCACCCCCGCCAGCGGGGGACAGTTGTTTGTCCCCCTCACTGAGGGGGATTAAGGGGAAGGAAATTTTCGTTTGAAATTCCATTAGCGGTTCTATGATAGAGGATTACAATATATCATTATTATCATAAATCTCCTAAAAGTTATAAGCAAATTCATTTAAACATAAGGACGCTCTTTATTGCAATAACCAGTTTTGCGCTTTTAGCAAATTTTTATGTACCGTTGGCCCATAGTAAAGATGTGGAGAAAGAATCAAACATTGGTGAACGTTTCCACCACGATACTTCTTTGACATGGCTTAGCGTCATAAGAGATTTGTTTCGTGGTAGGTCAAAGAAGCCTCCGCAATATAAGAACTATCCTGATTCAAAGATAATAAAATTACCGAATCCGGTATATCAGGGAATATCCCTTGAGGAAGCCATTGTAAAGTGACGTTCGGTCCGCAATTATTCCGGCAAGCCACTTGCTTTGTCTCAGTTATCCAAGTTGCTATTTTCAGCACAGGGAATAACGGGCAAATTATATAACCAACCCCTCCGCACAACTCCCTCAGCAGGCGCCCTTTATCTCTTTGAGATTTGGCACGAAAATACCCCACACCCAGACCTTCTCCCACAAGGGGTGAGGGAACTTTCCCTTCCTTGATGGGAGGAATTAAGGGAGGGTGATATATTTTCATGCTCTTTTGTGAGTTATTATGGCTGGTGAATGTCCGCTCTGCAAAAACCACTTCCTGCGTTAGTTTTTATGAACCACAAAGGTACGAGGTACACAAAGTAGTCTCAATTTTTTCTTCGTACGCTTTGTGCCTTTGTGGTTTCAATCCATTTTGATTGCTATGCAGCCGTGCATGGAATGAAGCGAGAAGATATAAATTATATAATCAGTATCTTGCTCATATTCTCCATTTCCATCACAGGAATTGCGGGTTATGTGCAGTCACGACTTGAACTCCGTCGGTTTGTCCCACACCGCTATTTTGCATATGTCACGTTAATCCTTGCAGCCCTGCACGTCTTCCTGAACTGGGGTAAAGTATGGCGCTACCTGCGCCAAAGATTGAAAAGGAAGAAATGATTCAAACATTAATTCAAGAGATTACCGAAAAAGTCGATGACATGGGACTGAAATCCACGGAACCGGCCATTAGGCGCTAAACACCTAATATACCGATGAGGCATTATCAAGTTTCAATTCCTTATAGGTTCAATGAAAGGCGACGCTCGTGGAAGCCTTACCGGTGCCTGACTTGTTTCAATTCCTTATAGGTTCAATGAAAGGAGTTGTAAAGCTCTACTACTCTTAAACAGTCAGCAGGCGTTTCAATTCCTTATAGGTTCAATGAAAGTCTGTCACAAAATCCCAGCAAACCCGCATAAACACGTTTCAATTCCTTATAGGTTCAATGAAAGGAAGGTATTGGGGAATGCAGGGCGGAAGATGTGGGGTTTCAATTCCTTATAGGTTCAATGAAAGTACATGTCATTGAGAGATAACTATTTAAAATTGTGTTTCAATTCCTTATAGGTTCAATGAAAGTACATGTCATTGAGAGATAACTATTTAAAATTGTGTTTCAATTCCTTATAGGTTCAATGAAAGGCAACTTGGACATATTTCTCTTTCCGCAAATTCCCGTTTCAATTCCTTATAGGTTCAATGAAAGGTTGGGGTGTGACTGGATTCAGTGTCACCCTGCGTTGTTTCAATTCCTTATAGGTTCAATGAAAGGCGTCGCCGTCCAGATACATCCGCGTGCTACTGGAGTTTCAATTCCTTATAGGTTCAATGAAAGACTTTACGGAACTGAAGCAGAGTTCCGCGAAAGTCGTTTCAATTCCTTATAGGTTCAATGAAAGTCAGCATGGGCGTGTGATCCGTGTGGCGAAAACCATGTTTCAATTCCTTATAGGTTCAATGAAAGTACAAACACAGTTAATGTAGTCCGTGCAATTGGGTATGTTTCAATTCCTTATAGGTTCAATGAAAGAAAGCTCTTGCAAAACATACGCAGGATTTGAGAGACAGTTTCAATTCCTTATAGGTTCAATGAAAGAACTCGTTTTCATCTACCCCGAAATCTACGATTTCGTTTCAATTCCTTATAGGTTCAATGAAAGGAAACGTTAGTCGGAGACGTCCGACTCGCTCCGCCGTTTCAATTCCTTATAGGTTCAATGAAAGCACTAAATTTATACCCTCGCTTTTCGTTTCTTCGGAGTTTCAATTCCTTATAGGTTCAATGAAAGTGTTTATGAGTCTAAAAAAAATAGTCAGCCGTGGTCGTTTCAATTCCTTATAGGTTCAATGAAAGATGAAGGGTGTCTGGTGTAGCACTTGAGATATCCTGTTTCAATTCCTTATAGGTTCAATGAAAGCGTTGCCGTGCCGTAGCTTGCTGCAGTGGTCGTACGTTTCAATTCCTTATAGGTTCAATGAAAGGTTGAAAAAAAGTATGGAAGAGTTTGGCGATCTCTCGTTTCAATTCCTTATAGGTTCAATGAAAGCGGTAATGTGGTCAACATCCATTGATGCTGGTCTATGTTTCAATTCCTTATAGGTTCAATGAAAGAGATGCATACGTTCGAAATGAGAGATTGCTACATTGGTTTCAATTCCTTATAGGTTCAATGAAAGGCTTGGAGCATTGCTTGGAGCATAAGCAGTCTCTTGTTTCAATTCCTTATAGGTTCAATGAAAGGCCTCACACCTGATGCAGCATAGGCAGCCCTCTGGGGTTTCAATTCCTTATAGGTTCAATGAAAGGGCGTGTGCCATTGCCCGGGCACGCATTTCTACCGGTTTCAATTCCTTATAGGTTCAATGAAAGCCTAACGCAACTGTTAGCTTTTTTGCAGTCCTAGATTGTTTCAATTCCTTATAGGTTCAATGAAAGGAGATAATACCCAAAGCGATTTTGGGTGAAACTCGTTTCAATTCCTTATAGGTTCAATGAAAGGAAAAGGTCATTGTATCAGTTGTTTCATATGTTGTTGTTTCAATTCCTTATAGGTTCAATGAAAGGAAAGACCTTGTAATATTCATTCCCTGAATCATTAGTTTCAATTCCTTATAGGTTCAATGAAAGCCACGCCAAACTTACCCAGGATTCTGTTGATGTTGTGTTTCAATTCCTTATAGGTTCAATGAAAGGGCAGACATCAAGGCAGGCGGCGCAGCGCGTGACAGTTTCAATTCCTTATAGGTTCAATGAAAGATTCTGCATTTGCTGCTTCGCCAACGCCTCATTGTGGTTTCAATTCCTTATAGGTTCAATGAAAGCGTCAAACCTGAGTTTGTTGATTCCGCTTGATGAATGTTTCAATTCCTTATAGGTTCAATGAAAGTCATTGAATTGATATACCTTTTGTTCGCTTTCCCCAGTTTCAATTCCTTATAGGTTCAATGAAAGAAGACAAAGTACAAGGGTAATCGCATTGAACTCTAGTTTCAATTCCTTATAGGTTCAATGAAAGGGCAAATCCGTATTTTCATTACTACCCTTGAACTGCGTTTCAATTCCTTATAGGTTCAATGAAAGGATTGTAGGAGCAATTTTTTGCTTGGAGTGCTTCTGTTTCAATTCCTTATAGGTTCAATGAAAGACCTTACGCGACCAATCTTTATACTTAAAATCTTGTTTCAATTCCTTATAGGTTCAATGAAAGATCAATGCCTATATTGAGCTTGCACAGAAGGGATTCGTTTCAATTCCTTATAGGTTCAATGAAAGCAGAGAGTTGGCTGAAATTTTCAAACTGCAAGGTCGTTTCAATTCCTTATAGGTTCAATGAAAGTCGGCAATATCAGCAGCCGAAAGGGTAACTTCACCGTTTCAATTCCTTATAGGTTCAATGAAAGCCGGACCTGGAGCGATATTATAATACGAAAAACCGTTTCAATTCCTTATAGGTTCAATGAAAGGGAACGGTTTTGCCGGGCTCTCTTTCTGCTTATCTTGGTTTCAATTCCTTATAGGTTCAATGAAAGCGCTTAAAAGTACATACTTTACAAAGACTGGTTTTAGTTTCAATTCCTTATAGGTTCAATGAAAGGCGCTATGTTATAAATGCTTCATCAAGGTCACCAACTCGTTTCAATTCCTTATAGGTTCAATGAAAGTTGGTAAGCATTCATCGATAAGCTGTAGTTTGTTTGTTTCAATTCCTTATAGGTTCAATGAAAGCTCCCACACAGAAACCGACTACGAGTCGGGAAAAGGGTTTCAATTCCTTATAGGTTCAATGAAAGGAATTATTCCATCACAATGACGGCATCTATGTCTTTGTTTCAATTCCTTATAGGTTCAATGAAAGAATATTATTGTCGGGTTTTTAAGCTGTTTTATAACCGTTTCAATTCCTTATAGGTTCAATGAAAGTTTTGTGTCTGCATATGCTGCAAAAAATGCTGTGTGTTTCAATTCCTTATAGGTTCAATGAAAGAAATAAAATAAGCCCAAGTGGTGTTCGCAGCTCCTAGTTTCAATTCCTTATAGGTTCAATGAAAGGCCGAGGTATTACATGGGCAAGGCTGTACTCAACCGTTTCAATTCCTTATAGGTTCAATGAAAGTTTTTCATTAAGTGGGAAAAATTTGACGGAGAAGATGTTTCAATTCCTTATAGGTTCAATGAAAGCGGGGATGTCTTCGCCTACCTTTTCGATGATCTTCGTTTCAATTCCTTATAGGTTCAATGAAAGGGGTTATCATACGATACAGTCTGTCATACATCTTCGGTTTCAATTCCTTATAGGTTCAATGAAAGGAGAATCAGACAGGAATGCGTTTATAACCTCTTTCAGTTTCAATTCCTTATAGGTTCAATGAAAGCATGTGAGATGACACGCGTGTAGTTAGACTGATGTGTTTCAATTCCTTATAGGTTCAATGAAAGAGGTTATAGGCGAGAATCCCGCGAAGTCGATGTCTCGTTTCAATTCCTTATAGGTTCAATGAAAGTTATTTTCATTTCTTCTACTCCTTTCATTGAACCTAGTTTCAATTCCTTATAGGTTCAATGAAAGATCGATGAATATAATGAGCGCTTCGCGGTGCTCCTGTTTCAATTCCTTATAGGTTCAATGAAAGACTGCAAGGTAAATCATTAATCATACCTTGCAATTCGTTTCAATTCCTTATAGGTTCAATGAAAGGATATAAGTATTTAAACCTGCTGACACGGGTGACAGTTTCAATTCCTTATAGGTTCAATGAAAGCAACTTTCGTTACCCGTTCCTCATGCGCCTGGTTCTGTTTCAATTCCTTATAGGTTCAATGAAAGGCTATACTCCCCATTAGGGTTGTCTCTTATGATTTTAGTTTCAATTCCTTATAGGTTCAATGAAAGATTTTTCACTATCAAATCTCTCAACAACCATCAAACGTTTCAATTCCTTATAGGTTCAATGAAAGATGGTTGCTTTTCAGCAACAATCAATTCATCCCTAAGTTTCAATTCCTTATAGGTTCAATGAAAGAAGAATGACTCATCGCAGTGCACCAAGAGGCACCGTTTCAATTCCTTATAGGTTCAATGAAAGTGGATGATCAGGAAATAGAATTTCCTGATCTACTCGTTTCAATTCCTTATAGGTTCAATGAAAGTTATTGTGTTACTACTAATCAATAATTTCCCACCCGTTTCAATTCCTTATAGGTTCAATGAAAGGCCATCGCTGTCGCAGACAAAGAAACTGAATACGGTTTCAATTCCTTATAGGTTCAATGAAAGTAAAAACGGAAGGTTTTTAGTAAAAAGGGAGAAATGGTTTCAATTCCTTATAGGTTCAATGAAAGTGAAAGAAAATAAATGAAAGGGGGTAGGAAAATGAGTTTCAATTCCTTATAGGTTCAATGAAAGGTGATTTTCTCCGCAGGGGTCACACGCCCATGCTGGTTTCAATTCCTTATAGGTTCAATGAAAGGCGACAGCGATGGCAGACATAATTAATTTTTCCAGTTTCAATTCCTTATAGGTTCAATGAAAGATGTTTGATTTCCACTTCTGTAGTATCTTGCACTGGTTTCAATTCCTTATAGGTTCAATGAAAGTCTTTTGGGTTGGCTATTTCTAAAAAATACACCAGTTTCAATTCCTTATAGGTTCAATGAAAGTCAACCTCACCCCCGCAGTCCTCACCTATGTAGGTAGTTTCAATTCCTTATAGGTTCAATGAAAGAAGAAAAGAGCGCCTATCACCGCGCCAGGTTACCGGTTTCAATTCCTTATAGGTTCAATGAAAGGCATCCTCGATACAATCCTTGCGAGAGATATGTAATGGTTTCAATTCCTTATAGGTTCAATGAAAGGTTAGCACAACACAACTAACCCCTAACATCAATCAGTTTCAATTCCTTATAGGTTCAATGAAAGCGCGCAAAGATCAAGCCTTTGCGGTACTCCGCGCCAAGTTTCAATTCCTTATAGGTTCAATGAAAGCACTTTACGGAACCGAAGCAGAGTTCCGCGAAAGTTGTTTCAATTCCTTATAGGTTCAATGAAAGAAAGTCATTAGGCGCGTCCGAATCGTGTGTGTTGAGTTTCAATTCCTTATAGGTTCAATGAAAGGAAATGTGTAATTGTGTTATATAGCATACTAAATAGTTTCAATTCCTTATAGGTTCAATGAAAGCAAGACAGGGCGCGGATTGCTCTTTTTAATATCAACGTTTCAATTCCTTATAGGTTCAATGAAAGATAAAAGCCGCATTAAAGTGCTAAATCATAAGACACGTTTCAATTCCTTATAGGTTCAATGAAAGATATAAACTAATGTGTAAAACGATATACTTTGTAAGGTTTCAATTCCTTATAGGTTCAATGAAAGGATTGTTTGTTAACAATACCGTCCGCGCTCGAAGCGGTTTCAATTCCTTATAGGTTCAATGAAAGTAACGACCGGGGCTTCTTGCTTTAAGGATTTTCTTCGTTTCAATTCCTTATAGGTTCAATGAAAGCCCGAATGATGAAGACGCACCAAAGGACGTGGAAATTGTTTCAATTCCTTATAGGTTCAATGAAAGGCCTTCTTTGGTCACAACTACTCGTTCTACATCCACGTTTCAATTCCTTATAGGTTCAATGAAAGATCAAACCATCACCGCGCATATCCCGGACACGTCCGTTTCAATTCCTTATAGGTTCAATGAAAGTCCGCATGGGCGTGTGACCCCTGCGGAGAAAATCACGTTTCAATTCCTTATAGGTTCAATGAAAGAACAACAACCCCCCCTCATCCACATATAAAATTTATGGTTTCAATTCCTTATAGGTTCAATGAAAGTAATTAATGAATTCACAAAGACTTAATATTAATTGTTTCAATTCCTTATAGGTTCAATGAAAGAATATGACACAAAATACCTCGAACACCGCATAAAAAGTTTCAATTCCTTATAGGTTCAATGAAAGGACGGGGGAGTTTTTAATCAATCTATTTCTATTTACGTTTCAATTCCTTATAGGTTCAATGAAAGGAAGCGGTGATGTAATAATCCCCTTGATTATTCCCGGTTTCAATTCCTTATAGGTTCAATGAAAGATTCCCCACCTGGGTGGGGAATTATAGCCGAAATCAGTTTCAATTCCTTATAGGTTCAATGAAAGTGCCGATCTTTGTCCAGATCACGGTTCCATCCGTAAGTTTCAATTCCTTATAGGTTCAATGAAAGAACTAATGATATAACAACGTTGTTGTCGGGTAAGCGTTTCAATTCCTTATAGGTTCAATGAAAGGTGGTCTTTACCACCTTCTTTACCACCTTCGAGGGTTTCAATTCCTTATAGGTTCAATGAAAGCACACGCCCATGCGGAGCCTATGGTGCCGTAGGCTCGTTTCAATTCCTTATAGGTTCAATGAAAGTGCTGCGCATATGTATGCGGCCAAGACGAGCGCAAGTTTCAATTCCTTATAGGTTCAATGAAAGGGGTGGTATTACTACCCCTTATACCGGGATGATGCCCGTTTCAATTCCTTATAGGTTCAATGAAAGATGAAGGAAAAAAAGAGAAAGAGATTAGTAAACGGTTTCAATTCCTTATAGGTTCAATGAAAGGATGCGTACGTTGAGATTATAAAAAAGTTTGTACGTTTCAATTCCTTATAGGTTCAATGAAAGGGCTGCAATATAGTCGCTCACGAGAGTCCTGACAAAGTTTCAATTCCTTATAGGTTCAATGAAAGCCTTTCTGCGGTGGGCATGAGTGTTTTAGCATCAGTTTCAATTCCTTATAGGTTCAATGAAAGTCCGCATGGGCGTGTGACCCCTGCGGAGAAAATCATGTTTCAATTCCTTATAGGTTCAATGAAAGTATAATTTAACCTGGAAGCAGGTCGCGGAAACGCTGTTTCAATTCCTTATAGGTTCAATGAAAGCCCTTATCGCCCTTTTTATTTCTTCCCCAATCACGTTTCAATTCCTTATAGGTTCAATGAAAGACGAAAACGGGTTTTATATCAAACGTTATGAATATTGTTTCAATTCCTTATAGGTTCAATGAAAGAATGTGCTGGGTGAGGATGGCGATCCGGAAGATAGTTTCAATTCCTTATAGGTTCAATGAAAGTTAACAACACCGTCAGCTATTGAGGCGGGGATAAAAGTTTCAATTCCTTATAGGTTCAATGAAAGGGGGAGTTTTTGTAAATGATCAGGCTACCAGTTATGTTTCAATTCCTTATAGGTTCAATGAAAGTAATCCCGCTCGGTAGCAGGGTGTGGGTAGAAGGTATGTTTCAATTCCTTATAGGTTCAATGAAAGTTAGCATGTTAATTACAATCTCAGCCTTAACCATTCGTTTCAATTCCTTATAGGTTCAATGAAAGTTTAGGTGCAAATGGAATGGTTGAGGTGTTTTGTTCGTTTCAATTCCTTATAGGTTCAATGAAAGAATAACAAAGCTGGTGGCGGAGATACAGCAGATACGTTTCAATTCCTTATAGGTTCAATGAAAGTAGATATTTTAGCACGTTTTTGGTGCCCAGAAAAAGTTTCAATTCCTTATAGGTTCAATGAAAGGAGGCAAGATCGCTTGATGGTAAGCGTGTGTTTAGTTTCAATTCCTTATAGGTTCAATGAAAGGTGAATTGCAGGTGGCGCTATTATGAACGGAGCAATGTTTCAATTCCTTATAGGTTCAATGAAAGATAAGCATCGTTATAAATGTACTACGTCTGGCACATGTTTCAATTCCTTATAGGTTCAATGAAAGTACAGAGAAGTTTACGAAGGGTCTTAAGACAGCTAGTTTCAATTCCTTATAGGTTCAATGAAAGTTTATGCCGCTTGTCAAAAATATCGGCCTGATAGGAGTTTCAATTCCTTATAGGTT contains:
- the gndA gene encoding NADP-dependent phosphogluconate dehydrogenase, whose amino-acid sequence is MSKNQFGLIGLAVMGQNLVLNAADHGFRVSVFNRTAEKTDEFMAGEARGKSITATYTKEEFVDSLERPRTVQIMVKAGGPVDDVINQLKPLLDAGDIIIDGGNSFFPDTERRARELESINLRFIGMGVSGGEEGARYGPSLMPGGTKEAYTIIEPLVTAIAAKAPSDGAPCVTFIGPGGAGHYVKMVHNGIEYGDMQLISESYAVLKAAIDPSPKEFHQIFSDWNAGELSSFLIEITADIFCKMDDKTGKPLVDLVLDKAGQKGTGKWTSQNALDIGAAIPTITAAVDGRILSSMKEERVTASKILFGPKNTYSGDRQKIIDAVRAALYASKICSYAQGMALLKKASSEYGYGLNLPEIARIWRAGCIIRARLLDDIMHAYRRNPTLPNLLMDDEFKQAIQSRQDAWRFAVKTAIELGIPVPAMSASLAYFDAYRSERLPANLIQAQRDYFGAHTFERIDQPGVFHANWKVK
- a CDS encoding DUF4405 domain-containing protein translates to MKREDINYIISILLIFSISITGIAGYVQSRLELRRFVPHRYFAYVTLILAALHVFLNWGKVWRYLRQRLKRKK